A single window of Zeugodacus cucurbitae isolate PBARC_wt_2022May chromosome X, idZeuCucr1.2, whole genome shotgun sequence DNA harbors:
- the LOC128922970 gene encoding uncharacterized protein LOC128922970 gives MAIQNIKLIQPFDGDRNYLALFIQGVDAIMPQSPVISEETKVFYLHCVIKILRGAALDVVRREQPPDWITLRQLLIDEFGEHTAVSTLILEISNIKFKNNVKLLCEEINLEVCKVKDVIKLKNESCSTKIFLYNELDQINKIHGSNQSRLRRFGYPVPMEQDEVNFHLTASENSPQLN, from the exons ATGGCGATACAAAACATCAAACTCATTCAACCGTTTGATGGTGATCGAAATTACTTGGCACTCTTTATTCAAGGTGTCGATGCGATCATGCCACAGTCTCCTGTTATATCGGAAGAGACGAAAGTATTCTATCTACACTGTGTTATAAAAATACTCAGAGGCGCTGCATTAGACGTGGTTAGACGAGAGCAACCACCAGATTGGATAACGCTGAGGCAACTACTTATAGATGAATTCGGAGAACACACGGCAGTTTCAACACTAATCCTAGAAATaagcaatattaaatttaaaaataatgttaagcTACTATGCGAAGAGATTAATTTAGAAGTTTGTAAAGTAAAAGATgttatcaaactaaaaaatgaaagttgctcaactaaaatatttttgtataatgaaTTAGATCAAATAa atAAGATTCATGGGTCAAACCAATCTCGACTAAGACGCTTTGGCTATCCTGTACCAATGGAACAAGATGAGGTAAATTTTCACTTAACAGCCTCGGAAAACTCCCCACAATTGAactga
- the LOC128922971 gene encoding uncharacterized protein LOC128922971 — MERETREMAIQNIKLIQPFDGDRNYLALFIQGVDAIMPQSPVISEETKVFYLHCVIKILRGAALDVVRREQPPDWITLRQLLIDEFGEHTAVSTLILEISNIKFKNNVKLLCEEINLEVCKVKDVIKLKNESCSTKIFLYNELDQITPIWVVPKKSDASGKKKWRIVVDFRKLNSITSDDRYPIPNMDEILEKLDRK, encoded by the exons ATGGAACGAGAAACCAGGGAAATGGCGATACAAAACATCAAACTCATTCAACCGTTTGATGGTGATCGAAATTACTTGGCACTCTTTATTCAAGGTGTCGATGCGATCATGCCACAGTCTCCTGTTATATCGGAAGAGACGAAAGTATTCTATCTACACTGTGTTATAAAAATACTCAGAGGCGCTGCATTAGACGTGGTTAGACGAGAGCAACCACCAGATTGGATAACGCTGAGGCAACTACTTATAGATGAATTCGGAGAACACACGGCAGTTTCAACACTAATCCTAGAAATaagcaatattaaatttaaaaataatgttaagcTACTATGCGAAGAGATTAATTTAGAAGTTTGTAAAGTAAAAGATgttatcaaactaaaaaatgaaagttgctcaactaaaatatttttgtataatgaaTTAGATCAAATAa CACCGATTTGGGTGGTACCAAAGAAGTCAGATGCTTCAGGTAAAAAGAAGTGGAGGATTGTTGTCGATTTTCGCAAGCTCAATAGTATTACTAGTGATGATAGGTATCCCATTCCTAACATGGATGAAATTCTCGAAAAACTAG atagaaaataa